The Methanobacterium formicicum genome contains the following window.
TGGCAATGTCCAGGGTCTCTCCAAATATTTGATAGCGACCGGCATCAAAGGCCGTCACCTGGGTGTTTCCCCCACTCACGTAGAGGGTCAGGGGGTCCTGGCACCCTGTGGTCAGTCTTCCGATCTCTATGTGGCCTATGCAGTGGTTAACACCCACAATGGGCACATCCAGAGAAAGAGCCAGGCTCCGGGCGGCGGTGGCCACTGTTCGCAGTGCTGGTCCCAGGCCTGGGCCACGGGCAAAAGCCACCATATCCAGGTCTTCCAGACTCAAATTGGCTTCATCCAGGGATTTTTTTATGAGAGGAACCAGGTTTTCGGCGTGGTGTTGAGCTGCTTCCCGGGGGTGAATTCCTCCCTTCTCCGGGAGGAGAGCCCGGCCCTGCAGGGCCAGTATATGACCATCGGAGTCTACAATTCCCACACCAGTTTTTTCGGCTGTTCCCTCTAAACCTATACATATCACGTACATCACACTCTAAAAAAACCATGAAAGTGACTTAGATTAGGTTATTTTTTTCCCTTCGGTTTATGATAGGGATCATAAACCATAGTCCTTCACACAGTCATTAGTATTCTTTTTATCTCTTTTCTTCAGTTTATTTCTTTAGCCCTAATCACTTTCATATGTCGGGTGAAATTTATTTTATATAGCACTTCACCCTATTTTATAGTCAAACATAATTTTTAATAATTGATACTTTACCTTTAATTTTCTAAGAGGAATTGATATGGATAAATCTGTAAAATGTTATGGATCGCGCGATGCACTCTACAAGCTACAGGATAAGGATTCATTGTTTTTATGCGTTATTGCTACCACCTTAACTTCCCGAATACCCGGAATCACCGGTGCCGGAGCATCACCAGAATTAACTGATTACACTCCTGCCGCGGATGTTGAATTAATAGTCCATGGTGCACCAAAGTGCCTTCCTGAAATTCCCCAAACCGTAGTAGGGGATGAAGCAGCTCCTACGCCAGCAGTGATTACCAAAGCTTCCCTTGAAATAGCGGATATTCCTTTCCTGGTTGCCGATGCCGGTTCAGTAGTTAAACCATCTCTTCCCTACGTGAATATCAACGATAAACAGGGAGGGGACATTGCCACTGGAAATGCAGTGGACGATCCGGAAGATATATTTAGCAAGGGGAAATTATTGGGTAAAACCCTTTCCAAGTTCACGGACCACTTGATAATTGGTGAAAGTACTCCCGCAGGCACCACTACAGCCCTGGGGGTTCTGGCTGCCATGGGATATGATGCATGGGGAAAGGTAAGTGGAAGCACCCCGGAAAATCCCCACACCCTAAAACGTCAGACAGTAGAAAAAGGGATGGAAAGCGCTGGATTAAAGGACAATATCCCTCTGGACCCCTTTCAGGCCGTTAAAATAGTGGGTGACCCTATGATCCCGGCAGTGGCCGGAATTGCCGCCGGCAGTACCGTACCCGTAACCCTGGCTGGTGGCACCCAAATGACAGCAGTCTGCGCCTTGCTTAAAGAAGCGGTTAAAGACTTTGATTTCGACAAGATTTCCATTGCCACTACCATTTTCGTGGCTACTGATGAAACTGCCGATATTAACTACATTGCCCGGCAGATTGGACCAATAAACATCTTCGCCGTGGATCCAGGTTTTGAGAAATCGGAAAATAGGGGACTGCAGAAATACACCAAAGGAGCGGTGAAGGAAGGTGCAGGTGCAGGAGGAGCTATGTTAGCTGCCCAGCTTAAAGGGGTTCCCATTGATGAGGTGCGGAACAAAACAGAGGAATTGTGCCGGGAGATCTTCAAGAACTAATTGTTTTTATTAAAAGGCATTAAGGAAAGTATTGAGTCTATTCCGGAAAAAAATATTGGGTTTATTAAGGAAAGTATTGGGTTTATTGAGAGGTATTGGTTTAACAAAAGCATTAGGGGGGAAAAAATGAAAAATAAGGAGAAAAATTCGGAAAATAAGTCCAGATACATAAGAATCTCCTATACTCTCACTGAAGACACACCAGTCCATCCAGATCTTACTAAAATCACCATAACCCCTAAGAATCAGATTAAAGAGGGAGATTCCTACAACACCTCAGTAATAACTGCAGAAAACCATTCTGGGACCCATGTTGACGGGCCCGCCCATTTCCTCAGAGATGGACGGCCAATTTACACCTATGATCCTAATGAATTGGTATTCCACCAACCCCTTGTTGTGAATTGCCCCAAAGAACCCGATGGACTCATTGTTCAGGAAGATCTAGCCCCCGCCTTTAGCGAAATTGACGAAAAAGAACTGGATTTTGATTGTATTTTAATACGCACTGGATTTTCTGAGTATCGTGAAACTGGTACTGATATGTATCTGACTAAGAATCCAGGAGTTTCACCAGAAGTTGCTTATTATCTCCGCCAAAAACTCCCTAAACTGAGATGTCTGGCCATAGACACAGTTTCCATGTCCCGATTCGGTAGGATGCAGGAAATGATTGACCTGCACCAGACTGCCTTCAAAACACAGGAAGATTTAGGCCAACCACTGGTTTTTGTGGAAGACCTGGACTTGCGACCAATTCACGAAGGAATGACTCTGGAGGAGGTCCTGGTTATCCCCTGGCAAGTGGGAGGAATTGACAGTGCTCCCTGTACAGTACTGGTGAAGATCAGGGAATAAGCATTATTCCCACTTTATTTGAAGAGTAAAGCTAAAAATTGGAATTTTAGAATATTTCTTTTCTATAAATTTCTTCTTTAAAATTTGAAGATAAACTCATTAAGTTTAAGATCAAAAAAATAGAAAAAATAGAAGAATATTTTTTTTGTTAAAAAAAGGGGAAAAAGAAATTTTTAAAATCCTTTACTGACTTAGAACCATACCGTGGAGATTATGATTGTCAGGGCACCTACAATCCAGCAGTAAATGGCAAATATGTTCAGGCTGTGTTTCTGGATGTAGCCCATCATAAATTTAACTGCCAAGTAGCTGAATATGGCTGCCGATAGGAAACCGGCAATCAGAACTTCGGTGTTGGCATCGAAACTAACAATATCCTTGGCCTGTATTAGTGCTGCTCCCAATATGGCAGGTATGGATAGTAGGAAACTGTAACGGGCTGCTAATTTTCTTTCCAGCCCGGAGAATAACCCGGCAGCGATGGTGGATCCGGATCGAGATATCCCGGGGGCAATGGCCAATCCCTGAAAAACTCCAATAACCAGTGAATTGGTAAAACTAACCTCTTTAACATCTTTACCTTTTTTATCAATGTTTCGTTTGGCTATCCATTCTGAACCCCATAGAATAACTCCAGTCACAAGCAAAAAGAAACCAACTATGGTAACTGAGTTGAAAAGGGCCTCGAACTCGCTTTTAAGCAGTACTCCCATCAGTCCTGCGGGGATGGTACCTACTACTACCAGCCAGGCCAGTCTTTTATAGGGATCATCGGCTACCCCTTCCTTGAATTTTCCCCGGGGAATATCCAGTAGACTGGATACAAACGATTTTATCATGGAGGTAATATCTTTCCAGAAGTATCCGATGACTGCTACCAGGGTACCCACGTGCAACAGTGTGTCAAATGCCAGACTGGATTGTGTGCCCAGTAACTCCGGTGCTATGACCAGGTGGGCGGAACTGCTTACTGGTAAAAATTCAGTTAATCCCTGAACCATACCCATTATTATTGCCTGAATGATATCCATAAATAACTTCTCCGATTTTCTCTATTTTACTTGACAAATTTCCTTATTTTGACCATAAAATTTCGCACTGATAAATTTCTTAATATTTGATAATCATCCCTAATTGAACTCTGAAATTAATTAGTGCGGTTGGCTATTATTTAAAACATGTGCCTTGGAACTCGTCTTATAACTTGTAACTTATAAGTTATAAGTCATAACTTCTAAGTTATAACTCGGTATTGTTTGACCTCAAATCTTTACGGGGGATGTTTCTAACTGGGATGTTTATTACACATCCCTGTTTTAACACTGGTTTGTTCTTTAATAATTTTTTTCCAGGATTAATCACAAGTTTAACACATTTTCCCTATGATTTGGCTGAAAATTACACCCAAATTTTACCATTAGTATACTAGAAACAGCAGGTTAATTCCTAATGGAAGAAAGAAATTGAAATAGGAGAATTTTAGGGTTAGAGGAAAGTCAGCCAACCATGGGTGTCGTCGGTTTCACCATCTATAATGGCGAAGAACTGTTCCTGTAGTTTTTTGGTTATTTCGCCTCTTTTTCCATTGCCCACAGTTATACGGTCCACTGATCTGATGGGGCTTACTTCTGCTGCTGTACCGGTTAAAAAGAGTTCGTCGGCAATGTACAACATTTCCCGGGGTATTTCTTCTTCTTTAACTTCCAGGTCCATTTCCCGGGCCAGGGTGATTATGGAGTTCCGGGTTATTCCATCCAGCAATGAGGAAGAACGTGGAGGGGTGTATAGAATTTCGTCTTTTACCAGGAAAACATTTTCCCCACTGCCCTCACTCACCAGGCCCTGGTAGTCCAGCATGATGGCCTCATCATAACCATTGGCTACTGCTTCCATCTTGGCCAGCTGGCTGTTCATGTAGTTGGAACCGGCTTTGGCCATGTTGGGCATGGTGTTAGGGGCCATGCGGCGCCAGGTGGATACACCAACATCCACTCCATTTTCCAGGGCTTCTTCTCCCAAGTATTTACCCCAGGCCCAGACCGCGATCAGGGATTCTACTGCGCAGTTAAGGGGGTAAACTCCCAGTTCAGCATACCCCCGGAAGATTATGGGGCGTATGTAACAGGCTTTCAGTTCGTTTACTTTAATGGTGTCTAAAACTGCCTGACAGAAATCTTCCGGGGAGTAGGGAATTTCCATGCGGTAGATCTTGGCTGAATTGTAGAGTCGTTTAACATGCTCTGCCAACCGGAATACTGCCGGCCCTTTTTTAGTATCATAGCACCGTATACCTTCAAAAACACTGGATCCATAGTGGACTACGTGTGATAATGCGTGAATTTTTGCTTCGTTCCAATCAACAAACTCTCCGTTAAACCATATTTTTCCGGACTCATCAAAGGCCATGTTATCCCTCAAAATTAAATAATTATCTATCCAGAATCTATTGGTTAAACTAGTTATTAATAATGTGTTTGCCACACTTTGGACGGAAAATTATTATCAGTTAATTCAGTAGTTACCATCTCATCATCAATCCTTGGAAAACTTTATATAACTTCCCTGCCAAACCATGGAAGTACCCAATGTGGGCCGGTGGTCTAGGGGTATGATACCTCGCTTACAACGAGGTGATCAGGAGTTCGAATCTCCTCCGGCCCATTTAAAATCATTTACTGATATTTTAAATCTTTAATAACCAATAAATTGTTATTCTAAGATATTTGAAGAGTTTAAATTGTATTTGGAATTATTGTATGTGGGCCGGTGGTCTAGGGGTATGATACCTCGCTCACACCGAGGTGATCAGGAGTTCGAATCTCCTCCGGCCCATTTCATGTATCCCTTAACCATCAACTAATTTTAATATAGGTTACTCCCTTTCACAAATTGAAGATCTCCTTTTAGAAAATAAGACAGAAGGTCATTACCCTCCCGATTATCTTGCTGTCTTTAAAGGATCATGGTAGTTGTAGGGGAGGGTGATATCAGTTTTTTTTAAAATTAAGAGGGTGCTAAATAAGAAAATAAAAAGTAGTAATTAGATGATCCCGGTGCTGCTTAAAAGGCTATGATCATGATGACGTAGATCAGCAGGGAAACAAAGAATACTATGGTTCCTTTACTGAGAGTGGTTGTTATGTCGCGTTCAATGGCCATAACCAGCCCGTAGGACAGTACTGCGGAAATCAAAATTTTGGTAACTCCGAGAATGGCGGTGTTAGAGTATCCTGTACTGATAAAGTAGGTTATTAGGGATGAAAGTGCGAATACAATGATTATCAGCGAGATTGTGTTGGTCAGTAGGGGTTTAAGTCCGGGACTACTGGGCATGGAGAATGATGATCTTTTTGCCTTGTCCAGGCTGCCTTTTCCTCTGCTGAAGAAACTCTGGGGGGTTGATGTCTTGGGAAAGGATGATGCTGTGTTTGAAGATGGGGTGTAATCCTCGGTAACCTCTGGATTTCCCACTTCTCCTTCATCTTCATCGTATACCTGTACTCCTCCATATTCACCATGCTGTGCAGAGAATTTTTTTGCCAGTGCCATTAAACCCTCTTTATCCAGAATTTTAATATTCCTACGGCTAGCATAGTTCTCCGCGCTTTTGGTGAAGTAGGAGGTAGTAACTACCACGACCTTGGAGGCTTTCAGGGTTTTGGCCACCATTTCCATTTCCTTTAAAACGTCCAGACCCACTTCCCAGCGGTCATCATAGTTTTTACAGGCTACAACCACCCCAATGTCTCCGAGGATAGTGGGTAGAACTCCGTAGATGTCAATGATGTGTCGGGAAGTCTGGAAGTTACGGTAGACCTTGAAGCCTGATTCTTCCATTATCCTTGCCATGAATTTGACTAATCTGTTTTTATCCAATTCCCCCACCTTCTAACAGTGATGATATAACATCACCTCATAATTTCTTAATTTACTAGATGATAATATTTGTTTTCTACTTCTTTATACTTAAAACTGTTCCCCTCATCAACTGATTAATTCCACGCAAACTATTTAGATGTTGAGGTATAAATCTGCGTCTATGACCATTCTCATCACTAATGATGATGGAGTTAACTCCTCCGGCATCATCGCTGCTAAAAAAGCAGCAGATAAATTAGGTGAAACATTAGTAGTAGCACCAGCCACCCAGCAAAGTGGAATTGGTCATGCATTAACCCTTTTTGAACCAATCAGAGTTACAAATACCACTATGGTGGATGGTGGGGAAGCTTACATGGTTTCAGGAACCCCCACTGACTCGGTGATCATCGGTATCTTTCAGATCGCTGCTAAAAAACCTGATTTAGTAATATCTGGGATAAATATTGGTGAAAACTTAGGAAAATCTGAATTAACAACTTCTGGAACAATAGGGGCTGCTATGGAAGCTGCCGTCCATGGTATACCTGCACTTTCAGTTTCCTTGCAGGTAACTCGGGGTGATATCAAGTTCCATGATGGTCACGTGGATATTGACTTTTCTCATGCCCAGAAAATCACGGAAAGAGTGGCCCGGATGATCCTGGAAAAGGGTCTGCCGGAAGGGGTTGATTTTTTAAACCTTAACATCCCCTCTCACCCTCAAAATGACTGTATAAAGTTAACCCGTTTGGGTGAAAGAATGTACCGGGTGCATATCACCGAAAGATTAGATCCACGTGGTAGGCCCTACTACTGGATTGATGGTGACTCTGTGGAAGACGATGATAAGGGTACCGATGTTCACACCCTTAAACGTGAAAATTGTGCCACATTGACTCCAATTTCCCTGGATGCCACGTCTTCTTTGGGTTCTATGGCTAACTGGCTGGATTAAAATCACTTTTAGTTTTTTAAGCAAATATATTGGATTTTAATATTTTCTACAGTAGAAAAAATGGGTACAGGATGGAATGATTTTTCTCCTTTTATCGGCTATATCTTCTACAGTAGAATAAAATTAGGGGTGAAAATATTCTACAGTAGAACTTCTTTACTTTAATCATACTGACATGAAATGGCCTTTAAAAATAGTTTTTTTCAAAATAATGATTAATTTTAGGTTTAAATTAGTCTCAACGTAAAATTATCTCATTGGAGGGGGATATTATTTTTTTAATCCCTACTATGAACTTCAATTCCCAGTATATCTGCCGCACCTTCAAAAACAGCCTGGGCTATCTGAGCACTTCCCACAGAACCAGAGGTAGGGGGCAGCATTACCACTTCACCAATATCTTCCACTTGCTCTTTAAGGGCACCGTAGAAATCAAATGGTTCCTGCATGGCTCCCACGGAACCGGTAAGCACCACTCCTTCCATTTCTTCCGGGCTGATTCCCGCCAGGCCCCATATTTCCATGACAATGGTCATGAGCATGGTCTCCAGGGCCAACTCTGCCTTATGATCTCCTTCCTCATACCTCTGGAGAAGCACATCCTTGGCATGAGCCACTTTTTCATTCAAACCGGCCACTTTAACTGCTCCGGCGCGGGAAAAACACTGGTTAGCAGTGCGTGATCCTTCATCAATATCCCTTATCATTTTCAAATCCAGTGGGCCGTGAACAATTCCCATGGAACCGAGACAGGCATCCACCGCCCCCCTGATCTGCCCCTTTTCCAGGAGTAGACTGACGGTGTTGGAGCTGATATCAGAGACAATGAAGTTTTCAAAACCAGTTTCCAGATAGGCGTTGTAGCATATGCTCACCTTTTCTGCACTGGCATGATGGGAATAAGCTGCCCGGAAACGAGGGTCCAGGGAGGGTGTATCCTGATGTAATCCGGGTATTAGAACCGTGGGGATTCCTGATTTTTCAATTTCACTGTAGACGGCAGTACCTCCACCAGTGACTTTCCCTGCTCCGGCAATGGAGAGAATGCCCCTGTTTTTAACCTTTCCCAGGGGAGTTATGGTGTTGATTCCATCGCCCATGGCGTAGGTGATGGCCATTAACTGGATTGAATCCAGATCAACCCTTTTAGAAAGCTCTTCAACTGCGGAAACTTCTCCTGCAGATAGTTCATCCCTTCCAATCTTGAAGTGTACTGGTTTTTCGTGTAAAATTGTAAAAGAAACACCAGTGGTCCCGTGATCCATTCCTATGAATACCATCTTTGTTCACCAGGGCTACAAAAATATGTAAATGTGTATTTAGATTATATTTAGCTTAGTTTGAGGTACAATAAAAAAAAGTAGGTTGGAAAAATTATTTTTCCAGTCCGCAAAGTTTCCTGAGTTTTTTACCCTGTTTTTCAATCTCCAGGTCATCTTCAATGGCACGCATCCTTTTAAGTTGAGGGTTACCTGCCTGGTTTTCAAGAGCCCATTCTTTGGCGAATTTACCGTTCTGGATCTCTTTCAGGATTTCTTTCATTTCTTTTCGGGATTCTTCGGTTATAACCCGTTCACGACGGGTCAGTCCACCGAATTCTGCGGTGTTACTCACATCATGCCACATTCCGGCGAATCCTTTCTTGTAGATCAGGTCAACGATGAGTTTGACTTCGTGGCAGGTTTCGAAGTAGGCCACTTCTGGTTGGTAGCCAGCTTCCACCAGGGTCTGGAATCCTGCTTTTATGAGTTCAGTGACTCCTCCACAGAGTACCGCCTGTTCACCAAAGAGATCGGTTTCAGTTTCTTCTTTGAAGGTGGTTTCCAGTACTCCGGCACGGGTGAGACCGCTTCCCTGTCCCATGGCCAAAGCCACCTGGTGAGCATTGCCAGTGTAGTCCTGATGGACAGCAACCAGACCAGGAACACCGAATCCGTCCAGGTATTGTCCACGTACAGTGGAACCAGGACCTTTAGGAGCGATCATGGTAACGTTAACATTTTCTGGAGGTATGATGTACTGGTAATGGATGTTGTATCCGTGGGAGAAACTCAGGGTGTTTCCTTCCTTCAAACCGGGTTTGATTGATTTTTCATATACTTGGGCCTGTATTTCATCGGGGATGAGTATGTGGATAACGTCAGCCACTTCTGCTGCTTCTTCCATGGTTAAAACTTTCATACCATCATCCAGGGCGGTTTGCCAGGAGTTTCCTCCTTTTCTGAGTCCGACCACAACGTTCAATCCGCTTTCGGCCATGTTTTGTGCCTGGGCACTTCCCTGGCTTCCATATCCTATAACGGCTATGGTTTTATCCTTAAGAACATCTATATTCACGTCTTTTTCGTAATAAATCTTCATAGAGTCACCTCTTTAAAATTGAAAGAAAATACCATGGGGTATATAGAAATTATTTTTTCTTAGATTTAGTTTTATATGTCTAATCATTATGGAGTTTTATTAATAAACTTTACCCCGAGTTAAATTAAGGGATTTAAATCACCCTAAATTGATAAAAAACCTTAATTTTCCAGGGATAGTGATTAGGTAGGTGAATAATTACCGAATATTCCATTTAAAAGAGAAAAAAATGGGGGAGGTTCCCTAACCATCATCCTCAGATGGTTTTTGAACCACGTGATATGGCTGTAGGTCCGGTACGGGCAATTTCTTTTATGCCGTATGCTCTTAACAGATCGATAAGGGCGTCAATTTTTTCCGGTGTACCGGTAATCTCCAGGGTAAGATTTTCCGGACCAACATCAACGATTCTGCCCCGGAATATGTTGGCGTACTGGATGATTTCCGAACGGGCACTTTCTGATGGGGCGTGGGTCTTGATGAGACATAACTCCCGAACCACTGTACCCTCGGGATCCAGGTCCCGTACCTTGATCACCTCGATGATCTTGTTGAGTTGCTTGATGATCTGCTCCAGAATTTTATCATCACCATGGGAGATGATGGTCATACGGGCCAAACCATCCTGTTCCGATGGTCCTACAGTGATACTGTCAATGTTGAAACCTCTACGGGTGAAAAGACCGGATACACGTTGCAAAACACCGGGACGGTGCATTACCAGGGCACTGATTATGTGGCTCCTCTGTTCATCCATCCTAGTCACCCCCGGTTTCCTTGGCCGAAGGCCGGTAGGGTATTTCACCTGGATTTTCCCTTTCCACCTTGTATTCCCCCACGATCTCCGTCAGACCACATCCCGGAGGAACCATGGGCAGGATCTCATTGGGGTCGATCATAACGTCAATAAGGGTTGGTTCCCCAGAATCCAGAGCTTCCCGGAGGGTTTCTTTCATCTCCCCTGGACGTTCCACCCGGTGGGCATTTACTCCGAAGGACTCGGCCAGTTTAACAAAGTCCGGCATGGCTTTGAGTTTGGTCTGGGATATCCTCTCGTCGTAGAATAGCTTCTGCCACTGGGCCACCATTCCTAAGTAACGGTTATCCAGGACACAGACCACCACTGGTATATCGTATTCCTTGACTGTAGCCAGGTCCTGGCAGACCATTAAGAATCCACCGTCTCCACAGACGGCCACCACATCGTCATCGGGCATGGCCACTTTAGCCCCCATAGCTGCCGGGAAACCGAATCCCATGGTTCCCAGTCCTCCCGATGATATGAACTTCCGGGGATTCCGGGAAGTGAAATAATGAGCCATCCACATCTGGTTCTGGCCAACATCAGTGGTCACTATAGTATCATCAGTAACTGCTTCCGAAATCTCTTTTATAACCTGTTGGGGTTTAAGAGGGGTTTCATCAAATGAAAGGCGGGGAATACAGCTGGCCCGGAATGTTTTCACGTGCTTAGTCCAGTTAACATTGCTGACACGGCCCTTAGCCTGGGACAATATTCGTAAGAGGTGGGATAGAATGATCTTGGCGTCACCCACAATGGGCACCGTAACCTCCACGTTCTTACCGATCTCTGCCGGATCCACATCGATATGAATTATTTCCGCGTGGGGTGCGAATTTAGTTACATCACCGGTGGTACGGTCTGAAAACCGGCAACCCACGGCAATAAGACAATCACACTCATCTACCAGCATGTTGGAGGCCACACGGCCATGCATTCCCAGCATTCCCAGAGATAAGGGATGGTCTTCTGGGAAACATCCTTTACCCATTAAACTGGTAGTAACCGGTGCTCCAATGAGTTCTGATATGTGTTGAAGTTCTTCAGATGAGTTAGAATGTATAACTCCTCCACCGGCAAGTATCACTGGCTTTTTAGACTTCAATATCAATTCAGCTGCCTTTTTAACCTGTAGGGGGTGCCCCTTTTTGGTGGGTTTGTAACCCGGTAGATCGATGGTTATGTTCTCTGGATAATCCAGCTCTCCTTCCTGGACATCTTTAGGCAGATCCACCACAACTGGGCCCGGTCTTCCAGTCCGGGCAATGTAAAATGACGATCTGATCATCTGCGGTATTTCTGATGGATCCATGGCCTGATAACTGTGTTTGCTTATGGGCATGGTTATGCCGATGGTGTCCACTTCCTGAAAGGCGTCGTTACCAATCAGAGAGGTGCCTACTTGTCCGGCCAGGGCTACCACCGGAGCAGAATCCATGTAGGCCGTGGCAATACCGGTTACCAGGTTGGTGGCACCGGGACCGGAAGTGCCTATGCAGACACCTACCTTACCGGAAGCCCGAGCATAGCCGTCTGCTGCGTGGGCTGCACACTGCTCA
Protein-coding sequences here:
- the ilvC gene encoding ketol-acid reductoisomerase, with amino-acid sequence MKIYYEKDVNIDVLKDKTIAVIGYGSQGSAQAQNMAESGLNVVVGLRKGGNSWQTALDDGMKVLTMEEAAEVADVIHILIPDEIQAQVYEKSIKPGLKEGNTLSFSHGYNIHYQYIIPPENVNVTMIAPKGPGSTVRGQYLDGFGVPGLVAVHQDYTGNAHQVALAMGQGSGLTRAGVLETTFKEETETDLFGEQAVLCGGVTELIKAGFQTLVEAGYQPEVAYFETCHEVKLIVDLIYKKGFAGMWHDVSNTAEFGGLTRRERVITEESRKEMKEILKEIQNGKFAKEWALENQAGNPQLKRMRAIEDDLEIEKQGKKLRKLCGLEK
- a CDS encoding cyclase family protein, whose amino-acid sequence is MKNKEKNSENKSRYIRISYTLTEDTPVHPDLTKITITPKNQIKEGDSYNTSVITAENHSGTHVDGPAHFLRDGRPIYTYDPNELVFHQPLVVNCPKEPDGLIVQEDLAPAFSEIDEKELDFDCILIRTGFSEYRETGTDMYLTKNPGVSPEVAYYLRQKLPKLRCLAIDTVSMSRFGRMQEMIDLHQTAFKTQEDLGQPLVFVEDLDLRPIHEGMTLEEVLVIPWQVGGIDSAPCTVLVKIRE
- a CDS encoding acetolactate synthase large subunit, whose protein sequence is MKGSQAIIKSLTDEGVDVVFGYPGGVLLPLYDVIYDSDLKHILVRHEQCAAHAADGYARASGKVGVCIGTSGPGATNLVTGIATAYMDSAPVVALAGQVGTSLIGNDAFQEVDTIGITMPISKHSYQAMDPSEIPQMIRSSFYIARTGRPGPVVVDLPKDVQEGELDYPENITIDLPGYKPTKKGHPLQVKKAAELILKSKKPVILAGGGVIHSNSSEELQHISELIGAPVTTSLMGKGCFPEDHPLSLGMLGMHGRVASNMLVDECDCLIAVGCRFSDRTTGDVTKFAPHAEIIHIDVDPAEIGKNVEVTVPIVGDAKIILSHLLRILSQAKGRVSNVNWTKHVKTFRASCIPRLSFDETPLKPQQVIKEISEAVTDDTIVTTDVGQNQMWMAHYFTSRNPRKFISSGGLGTMGFGFPAAMGAKVAMPDDDVVAVCGDGGFLMVCQDLATVKEYDIPVVVCVLDNRYLGMVAQWQKLFYDERISQTKLKAMPDFVKLAESFGVNAHRVERPGEMKETLREALDSGEPTLIDVMIDPNEILPMVPPGCGLTEIVGEYKVERENPGEIPYRPSAKETGGD
- a CDS encoding restriction endonuclease: MGELDKNRLVKFMARIMEESGFKVYRNFQTSRHIIDIYGVLPTILGDIGVVVACKNYDDRWEVGLDVLKEMEMVAKTLKASKVVVVTTSYFTKSAENYASRRNIKILDKEGLMALAKKFSAQHGEYGGVQVYDEDEGEVGNPEVTEDYTPSSNTASSFPKTSTPQSFFSRGKGSLDKAKRSSFSMPSSPGLKPLLTNTISLIIIVFALSSLITYFISTGYSNTAILGVTKILISAVLSYGLVMAIERDITTTLSKGTIVFFVSLLIYVIMIIAF
- the cobT gene encoding nicotinate mononucleotide-dependent phosphoribosyltransferase CobT, coding for MDKSVKCYGSRDALYKLQDKDSLFLCVIATTLTSRIPGITGAGASPELTDYTPAADVELIVHGAPKCLPEIPQTVVGDEAAPTPAVITKASLEIADIPFLVADAGSVVKPSLPYVNINDKQGGDIATGNAVDDPEDIFSKGKLLGKTLSKFTDHLIIGESTPAGTTTALGVLAAMGYDAWGKVSGSTPENPHTLKRQTVEKGMESAGLKDNIPLDPFQAVKIVGDPMIPAVAGIAAGSTVPVTLAGGTQMTAVCALLKEAVKDFDFDKISIATTIFVATDETADINYIARQIGPINIFAVDPGFEKSENRGLQKYTKGAVKEGAGAGGAMLAAQLKGVPIDEVRNKTEELCREIFKN
- a CDS encoding methanogenesis marker 12 protein; its protein translation is MVFIGMDHGTTGVSFTILHEKPVHFKIGRDELSAGEVSAVEELSKRVDLDSIQLMAITYAMGDGINTITPLGKVKNRGILSIAGAGKVTGGGTAVYSEIEKSGIPTVLIPGLHQDTPSLDPRFRAAYSHHASAEKVSICYNAYLETGFENFIVSDISSNTVSLLLEKGQIRGAVDACLGSMGIVHGPLDLKMIRDIDEGSRTANQCFSRAGAVKVAGLNEKVAHAKDVLLQRYEEGDHKAELALETMLMTIVMEIWGLAGISPEEMEGVVLTGSVGAMQEPFDFYGALKEQVEDIGEVVMLPPTSGSVGSAQIAQAVFEGAADILGIEVHSRD
- the surE gene encoding 5'/3'-nucleotidase SurE, translated to MTILITNDDGVNSSGIIAAKKAADKLGETLVVAPATQQSGIGHALTLFEPIRVTNTTMVDGGEAYMVSGTPTDSVIIGIFQIAAKKPDLVISGINIGENLGKSELTTSGTIGAAMEAAVHGIPALSVSLQVTRGDIKFHDGHVDIDFSHAQKITERVARMILEKGLPEGVDFLNLNIPSHPQNDCIKLTRLGERMYRVHITERLDPRGRPYYWIDGDSVEDDDKGTDVHTLKRENCATLTPISLDATSSLGSMANWLD
- the ilvE gene encoding branched-chain-amino-acid transaminase translates to MAFDESGKIWFNGEFVDWNEAKIHALSHVVHYGSSVFEGIRCYDTKKGPAVFRLAEHVKRLYNSAKIYRMEIPYSPEDFCQAVLDTIKVNELKACYIRPIIFRGYAELGVYPLNCAVESLIAVWAWGKYLGEEALENGVDVGVSTWRRMAPNTMPNMAKAGSNYMNSQLAKMEAVANGYDEAIMLDYQGLVSEGSGENVFLVKDEILYTPPRSSSLLDGITRNSIITLAREMDLEVKEEEIPREMLYIADELFLTGTAAEVSPIRSVDRITVGNGKRGEITKKLQEQFFAIIDGETDDTHGWLTFL
- the ilvN gene encoding acetolactate synthase small subunit, whose protein sequence is MDEQRSHIISALVMHRPGVLQRVSGLFTRRGFNIDSITVGPSEQDGLARMTIISHGDDKILEQIIKQLNKIIEVIKVRDLDPEGTVVRELCLIKTHAPSESARSEIIQYANIFRGRIVDVGPENLTLEITGTPEKIDALIDLLRAYGIKEIARTGPTAISRGSKTI
- a CDS encoding undecaprenyl-diphosphate phosphatase, which codes for MDIIQAIIMGMVQGLTEFLPVSSSAHLVIAPELLGTQSSLAFDTLLHVGTLVAVIGYFWKDITSMIKSFVSSLLDIPRGKFKEGVADDPYKRLAWLVVVGTIPAGLMGVLLKSEFEALFNSVTIVGFFLLVTGVILWGSEWIAKRNIDKKGKDVKEVSFTNSLVIGVFQGLAIAPGISRSGSTIAAGLFSGLERKLAARYSFLLSIPAILGAALIQAKDIVSFDANTEVLIAGFLSAAIFSYLAVKFMMGYIQKHSLNIFAIYCWIVGALTIIISTVWF